One stretch of Kogia breviceps isolate mKogBre1 chromosome 18, mKogBre1 haplotype 1, whole genome shotgun sequence DNA includes these proteins:
- the FFAR2 gene encoding free fatty acid receptor 2 encodes MPSLENSLILTAYIIIFLTGLPTNILALRAFAGRVRQPRPAPIHILLLSLTLADLLLLLLLPFKMVEAAYDSRWYLPELVCALVAFGFYSSIYCSTWLLAGISVERYLGVAFPVQYKLSRRPMYGVIAALIAWILSFGHCTVVIVIQYLNSTQETPNASSITCYENFTPEQLKVVLPVRLELCLVLFFIPMVVTIFCYWRFVWIMLTQPHVRAHRRRRAVGLAVVTLLNFLVCFGPYNISHLVGFHMKASPKWRAEAVVFSSLNASLDPLLFYFSSSVVRRAFGKGLQALRHQGSSLLGCRGKETAEVASVDRGVSQTDGVASSDFTTD; translated from the coding sequence ATGCCCAGCTTGGAAAACTCCTTGATCCTCACAGCCTACATCATCATCTTCCTCACTGGTCTCCCCACCAACATCCTGGCGCTGCGGGCCTTTGCGGGGCGCGTCCGCCAACCCCGCCCCGCCCCTATCCACATCCTCCTGCTCAGCCTGACGCTGGCGGACCTCTTGCTGCTCTTGCTGCTgcccttcaagatggtggaggccGCGTATGACTCCCGCTGGTACCTGCCGGAGCTAGTCTGTGCCCTCGTGGCTTTTGGCTTCTACAGCAGCATCTACTGCAGCACGTGGCTCCTGGCAGGCATCAGCGTCGAGCGCTACCTGGGAGTGGCTTTCCCCGTGCAGTACAAGCTCTCCCGCCGGCCCATGTACGGAGTGATTGCTGCTCTGATCGCCTGGATCTTGTCCTTTGGTCATTGCACCGTGGTGATCGTCATTCAGTACTTGAACTCAACCCAGGAGACCCCAAATGCAAGTAGCATAACCTGCTATGAGAACTTCACCCCAGAGCAGCTGAAGGTGGTGCTTCCCGTGCGGCTAGAGCTGTGCCTCGTCCTCTTCTTCATCCCCATGGTGGTCACCATCTTCTGCTACTGGCGTTTTGTGTGGATCATGCTCACCCAGCCCCACGTGAGGGCCCACAGGCGGCGCCGGGCTGTGGGGCTGGCTGTGGTGACCCTCCTTAATTTCCTGGTGTGCTTTGGGCCATATAACATATCCCACTTGGTGGGATTCCACATGAAGGCAAGCCCCAAGTGGCGGGCAGAAGCCGTGGTATTCAGTTCCCTCAATGCCAGTCTGGACCCCttgcttttctatttctcttcttcagtCGTGCGCAGGGCCTTTGGAAAAGGGTTGCAGGCACTGCGGCATCAGGGCTCCTCCCTGCTGGGATGCAGAGGCAAAGAGACAGCAGAAGTGGCGAGTGTGGACAGGGGTGTGAGTCAAACAGACGGAGTGGCGAGTTCTGACTTCACCACGGACTAA